A stretch of Lathyrus oleraceus cultivar Zhongwan6 chromosome 6, CAAS_Psat_ZW6_1.0, whole genome shotgun sequence DNA encodes these proteins:
- the LOC127097561 gene encoding cationic amino acid transporter 1, whose product MEEANDNSRIREESVGPPSVRLESFQSFPNYARALLYTPCRLLDRITARSSDEIELVDIKKRSQHEMKKTLTWWDLIWFGMGSVIGSGIFVLTGLEVRNTVGPAVVISYLVSGISAMLSVFCYTEFAVEIPVAGGSFAYLRVELGEFVAFIASGNIILEYVIGSAAVSRSWTSYFATLCNQRSDKFVIVAHSLAHDYNKLDPIAVFVLAVTFSFAVFSTKGSSRLNYIASIIHVIVLMFIIVAGLSKADAENYDDFTPYGVRGIFSSAAVLFFAYVGFDAVSTMAEETKNPGKDIPIGLIGSMTLTTFIYCMMGVTLCLMQKYSNVDENAAYSVAFEAVGMKWAKYIVAFGALKGMTSVLLVGAVGQARYLTHIARTSLLPSWLAQVNEKTKTPVNATIVMFIATAIVAFFTSLDVLATLLSISTLFLFSLVALALLVRRYCVRGVTSRFDLMKFLGFLFLILASSVGCSVYWSQTIKGWIGFVILVPIWFVGTFGIWFFVPLAKRPKIWGVPLVPFLPSASIGINVFLLGTLDKASFKRFGVWTAILVVYYLFVGVHASYDIAKAQKEKEKLDTKIESKMDEENGVSLVTGSNTKNENHT is encoded by the exons ATGGAAGAAGCTAATGACAATTCAAGAATAAGAGAAGAAAGTGTTGGTCCTCCCTCAGTAAGGTTGGAGTCATTTCAGAGCTTTCCAAACTATGCGAGAGCACTCTTGTACACTCCATGTCGACTACTCGACCGGATTACTGCCCGATCCAGCGACGAAATCGAGTTGGTGGATATAAAGAAACGAAGTCAACATGAAATGAAGAAAACACTAACATGGTGGGATCTGATATGGTTTGGCATGGGCAGTGTCATTGGCTCAGGTATTTTTGTTCTAACAGGACTTGAGGTTAGAAATACAGTGGGACCTGCAGTGGTGATATCATATCTTGTTTCTGGAATTTCTGCTATGCTGTCTGTTTTCTGTTACACTGAATTTGCTGTTGAAATTCCTGTTGCTG GTGGTTCCTTTGCTTACTTAAGAGTTGAGCTTGGTGAGTTTGTGGCATTCATAGCATCTGGAAACATTATTCTTGAATATGTAATCGGTAGCGCCGCAGTTTCGCGTTCTTGGACATCCTATTTCGCAACACTTTGCAATCAAAGATCAGACAAATTTGTCATCGTAGCGCATTCCCTTGCACACGACTACAACAAGCTTGACCCTATTGCTGTTTTTGTTCTAGCAGTTACTTTCTCCTTTGCTGTTTTCAGCACCAAGGGTTCCTCGCGTTTAAACTACATTGCTTCGATAATACATGTCATTGTCCTAATGTTCATCATAGTTGCAGGTTTATCAAAAGCCGATGCTGAAAATTACGATGATTTCACACCTTATGGTGTTAGAGGAATCTTCAGTTCCGCGGCTGTTTTGTTTTTTGCTTATGTTGGATTCGACGCGGTTTCCACAATGGCCGAGGAAACGAAGAATCCTGGAAAAGATATACCGATTGGTCTAATAGGATCAATGACACTTACAACATTTATTTACTGCATGATGGGTGTGACACTTTGTTTGATGCAAAAATATTCAAATGTGGATGAAAATGCTGCTTATTCGGTTGCATTCGAAGCGGTTGGAATGAAATGGGCCAAGTACATTGTTGCATTTGGTGCATTAAAAGGAATGACTAGTGTTCTACTAGTTGGTGCTGTTGGTCAAGCAAGGTATCTCACACACATTGCAAGAACAAGTTTGTTACCTTCATGGCTTGCACAAGTGAATGAAAAAACGAAGACACCCGTTAATGCCACTATTGTTATGTTTATTGCAACTGCTATTGTTGCATTTTTCACTAGCCTTGATGTTCTTGCTACTTTACTTTCAATTTCAACTTTGTTCCTTTTTTCACTTGTGGCATTGGCCCTTTTGGTTAGAAGGTATTGTGTTAGAGGTGTCACTTCAAGATTTGATCTCATGAAATTTCTTGGATTCTTATTTCTCATTCTAGCCTCTTCGGTTGGATGTTCGGTTTATTGGTCTCAAACTATCAAAGGGTGGATTGGTTTCGTGATATTAGTACCTATTTGGTTTGTCGGGACATTCGGTATCTGGTTTTTTGTTCCTCTCGCCAAGAGACCGAAGATTTGGGGTGTACCGCTTGTGCCATTTTTACCATCGGCCTCCATTGGGATCAATGTTTTCCTTCTTGGAACATTAGATAAGGCTTCATTTAAGAGGTTTGGTGTTTGGACTGCAATTTTGGTCGTATATTACTTGTTTGTAGGTGTACATGCATCTTATGACATAGCAAAGGCACAAAAGGAGAAGGAAAAACTAGATACTAAGATTGAGTCTAAGATGGATGAAGAAAATGGTGTTTCATTGGTGACAGGATCCAATACCAAAAATGAAAATCATACATAG
- the LOC127097560 gene encoding cationic amino acid transporter 1 — protein sequence MEEANGNSRLGEGKAVPTPRKLESFESFPNYARALLNTPLRLLDRVTARSSDEVELVDVKKRSQHEMKKTLTWWDLIWFGVGSVIGSGIFVLTGLEVRNTVGPAVVLSYVVSGLSAMLSVFCYTEFAVEIPVAGGSFAYLRVELGEFVAFIASGNIILEYVIGGAAVSRSWTSYFATLCNQRSDKFVIVAHSLAHDYNKLDPIAVFVLAVTFSFAVFSTKGSSRLNYIASIIHVIVLMFIIVAGLSKADAENFDDFTPYGVRGIFSSAAVLFFAYVGFDAVSTMAEETKNPGKDIPIGLIGSMTLTTFIYCMMGVTLCLMQKYSNVDENAAYSVAFEAVGMKWAKYIVAFGALKGMTSVLLVGAVGQARYLTHIARTSLLPSWLAQVNEKTKTPVNATIVMFIATAIVAFFTSLDVLATLLSISTLFLFSLVALALLVRRYCVRGVTSRFDLMKFLGFLFLILASSVGCSVYWSQTIKGWIGFVILVPIWFVGTFGIWFFVPLAKRPKIWGVPLVPFLPSASIGINVFLLGTLDKASFKRFGVWTAILVVYYLFVGVHASYDIAKAQKEKEKLDTKIESKMDEENGVSLVTGSNTKNENHT from the exons ATGGAAGAAGCTAATGGAAATTCAAGATTAGGAGAAGGAAAAGCTGTCCCTACACCAAGAAAATTGGAATCATTTGAGAGCTTTCCAAACTACGCGAGAGCGCTCTTGAACACGCCGCTCCGACTATTGGATCGAGTTACAGCCCGATCCAGCGACGAAGTCGAGTTGGTGGATGTGAAAAAACGAAGTcagcatgaaatgaagaaaacaCTAACATGGTGGGATCTGATATGGTTTGGCGTGGGCAGTGTCATTGGCTCTGGCATTTTTGTTCTAACAGGACTTGAGGTTAGAAACACTGTGGGACCTGCTGTGGTGTTATCCTATGTTGTCTCTGGCCTTTCTGCCATGTTGTCTGTTTTTTGTTACACTGAATTTGCTGTGGAAATCCCTGTGGCTG GTGGTTCCTTTGCTTACTTAAGAGTTGAGCTTGGTGAGTTTGTGGCATTCATAGCATCTGGAAACATTATTCTTGAATATGTAATCGGTGGCGCTGCAGTTTCGCGTTCTTGGACATCCTATTTTGCAACACTCTGCAATCAAAGATCAGACAAATTTGTCATCGTAGCGCATTCCCTTGCACACGACTACAATAAGCTTGACCCTATTGCTGTTTTTGTTCTAGCAGTTACTTTCTCCTTTGCTGTTTTCAGCACCAAGGGTTCCTCGCGTTTAAACTACATTGCTTCGATAATACATGTCATTGTCCTAATGTTCATCATAGTTGCAGGTTTATCAAAAGCCGATGCTGAAAATTTTGATGATTTCACACCTTATGGTGTTAGAGGAATCTTCAGTTCCGCGGCTGTTTTGTTTTTCGCTTATGTTGGATTCGACGCGGTTTCCACAATGGCCGAGGAAACGAAGAATCCTGGAAAAGATATACCGATTGGTCTAATAGGATCAATGACACTTACAACATTTATTTACTGCATGATGGGTGTGACACTTTGTTTGATGCAAAAATATTCAAATGTGGATGAAAATGCTGCTTATTCGGTTGCATTCGAAGCGGTTGGAATGAAATGGGCCAAGTACATTGTTGCATTTGGTGCATTAAAAGGAATGACTAGTGTTCTACTAGTTGGTGCTGTTGGTCAAGCAAGGTATCTCACACACATTGCAAGAACAAGTTTGTTACCTTCATGGCTTGCACAAGTGAATGAAAAAACGAAGACACCCGTTAATGCCACTATTGTTATGTTTATTGCAACTGCTATTGTTGCATTTTTCACTAGCCTTGATGTTCTTGCTACTTTACTTTCAATTTCAACTTTGTTCCTTTTTTCACTTGTGGCATTGGCCCTTTTGGTTAGAAGGTATTGTGTTAGAGGTGTCACTTCAAGATTTGATCTCATGAAATTTCTTGGATTCTTATTTCTCATTCTAGCCTCTTCGGTTGGATGTTCGGTTTATTGGTCTCAAACTATCAAAGGGTGGATTGGTTTCGTGATATTAGTACCTATTTGGTTTGTCGGGACATTCGGTATCTGGTTTTTTGTTCCTCTCGCCAAGAGACCGAAGATTTGGGGTGTACCGCTTGTGCCATTTTTACCATCGGCCTCCATTGGGATCAATGTTTTCCTTCTTGGAACATTAGATAAGGCTTCATTTAAGAGGTTTGGTGTTTGGACTGCAATTTTGGTCGTATATTACTTGTTTGTAGGTGTACATGCATCTTATGACATAGCAAAGGCACAAAAGGAGAAGGAAAAACTAGATACTAAGATTGAGTCTAAGATGGATGAAGAAAATGGTGTTTCATTGGTGACAGGATCCAATACCAAAAATGAAAATCATACATAG